Proteins encoded within one genomic window of Granulicella pectinivorans:
- a CDS encoding response regulator transcription factor yields the protein MPRLILCVDDEVVGLQVRKIMLERAGYKVLTAPDGRTGLEVFKAEPVQAVILDYTMPGMNGGEVANRMRQAKPEVPILMLSANIALPQDISALVDSYVTKGESAPVLLERLGTMLSAG from the coding sequence ATGCCTCGCTTGATTCTCTGCGTCGATGACGAAGTGGTCGGACTACAGGTGAGAAAGATTATGCTTGAGCGCGCCGGTTACAAGGTATTAACAGCCCCGGATGGCCGAACGGGGCTTGAAGTCTTCAAAGCGGAGCCTGTGCAGGCCGTCATTCTGGACTACACGATGCCGGGCATGAACGGCGGCGAGGTCGCGAATCGCATGCGGCAGGCAAAACCGGAGGTTCCGATCCTGATGCTCTCGGCCAATATTGCGCTACCGCAGGATATTTCCGCGCTCGTGGACAGCTATGTGACGAAGGGTGAGTCGGCTCCGGTTCTGCTGGAGCGGCTGGGGACGATGCTGAGCGCGGGGTAA
- a CDS encoding winged helix-turn-helix domain-containing protein gives MNQTSQPNQTVVVLEDDADISRLVQYHLEGAGFTVRPYLAIGQVLSDAERHPPALFLLDIMVPGGDGLDLCRRLRQNPTLSSIPIIFLTARAAENDRVQGLELGADDYITKPFATRELVARVKAVLRRFERPTTPSLLKFETIEIDASAMQLRVKGELVTTTATEFRLLDYLARHPGRVFSRDHLLDAVWGDARFVTPRSVDVYVRRIREKIEEDAETPRYLKTMRGAGYRFEIPKTPQFQAEAV, from the coding sequence TTGAACCAGACCAGCCAGCCAAACCAGACCGTTGTCGTGTTGGAAGACGATGCCGATATCTCCCGCCTCGTCCAGTACCACCTTGAAGGCGCAGGGTTCACCGTGCGCCCCTACCTCGCCATCGGCCAGGTTCTCTCGGACGCCGAGCGCCATCCCCCGGCACTTTTCCTGCTCGACATCATGGTTCCCGGAGGCGACGGCCTCGATCTCTGCCGTCGGCTACGCCAGAACCCGACGCTTTCGAGCATTCCCATCATCTTCCTGACGGCCCGCGCCGCCGAGAACGATCGCGTCCAGGGTCTCGAGCTCGGTGCCGACGACTACATCACCAAGCCCTTTGCTACGCGTGAGTTAGTCGCCCGCGTGAAGGCTGTCCTGCGCCGTTTCGAGCGTCCCACCACGCCGTCGCTGCTCAAGTTCGAGACCATCGAGATCGATGCCAGCGCCATGCAGCTTCGCGTGAAGGGCGAGCTCGTTACCACCACCGCGACCGAGTTTCGTCTGCTGGACTACCTGGCGCGCCACCCTGGACGGGTGTTCAGCCGTGATCATCTGCTCGATGCCGTCTGGGGCGATGCCCGGTTTGTCACGCCCCGCTCGGTCGACGTGTACGTGCGCCGCATCCGCGAGAAGATCGAGGAGGACGCCGAGACCCCGCGCTACCTGAAGACGATGCGTGGCGCCGGTTACCGTTTCGAGATCCCAAAGACGCCGCAGTTCCAGGCCGAAGCCGTCTAA
- a CDS encoding sensor histidine kinase, whose product MRSLFLTLFIRITLGVALFAAVETYAPGLRGVPSYVLAVIIAAVLAWWTSVSLRDAILPLGRSAMSILKADGTKILPPPAFTDFDLLAQSLALASGQVREALEASAESRHNLEALLDSMQDAVVAVDAGGRILWSNQKMQRLMSNATASPSSPLRIGHALVQSIRDPDVLQTVEIALEQRAISQRRATSVLPGSIFEVNTSPMPNGGAVAVLHDITRIEQVERTQQDFVANVSHELRTPLTSISGYVETLLDHEQNLSTTARSFLTTILKNANRMHRLTEDLLALARVESSEAPLTPQPLRSDMLVRDAVQGVSGLVQENEATLEIGSLTEDDVFADHDAVLQVLSNLIENAIKYGQPRSGGRSHVIVSARTVQEPVAAVEFSVRDFGQGIASEHLTRIFERFYRVDKARSRESGGTGLGLAIARHMIQTQGGTIWAESNLNEGSTFLFTLPIALFPAVEDEEL is encoded by the coding sequence ATGCGCAGCCTCTTTCTCACGCTCTTCATCCGTATCACGCTCGGGGTGGCCTTGTTTGCCGCCGTGGAGACCTATGCGCCGGGCTTGCGCGGGGTGCCGAGCTACGTGTTGGCAGTCATCATCGCCGCAGTGCTTGCCTGGTGGACATCCGTCTCACTGCGCGACGCAATCCTGCCCCTCGGCCGCTCCGCGATGAGCATCCTTAAGGCCGATGGTACGAAGATCCTTCCGCCGCCCGCCTTTACCGACTTCGACCTCCTCGCACAGTCGCTTGCCCTGGCCTCCGGGCAGGTGCGGGAGGCGCTGGAGGCCTCGGCCGAGAGTCGCCACAACCTCGAAGCTCTTCTCGACTCCATGCAGGACGCAGTCGTGGCTGTCGATGCCGGAGGCCGCATTCTCTGGTCGAATCAAAAGATGCAGCGTTTGATGTCGAACGCCACGGCCAGCCCCTCGAGTCCGCTGAGGATCGGTCATGCGCTGGTGCAGAGTATTCGCGATCCCGATGTGCTGCAGACGGTCGAGATTGCGCTGGAACAGAGGGCGATCTCACAGCGGCGAGCCACCAGCGTGTTGCCGGGAAGCATCTTCGAGGTCAATACCTCGCCGATGCCCAACGGCGGCGCAGTCGCGGTGCTGCACGATATCACCCGTATCGAGCAGGTTGAGCGCACCCAGCAGGACTTCGTCGCCAACGTCTCGCACGAGCTTCGCACACCGCTCACCTCCATCAGCGGCTATGTCGAAACGCTTCTCGATCACGAACAAAATCTGAGCACGACGGCGCGATCGTTCCTCACGACGATCCTGAAGAACGCGAACCGCATGCACCGCCTCACCGAGGATTTACTCGCGCTCGCACGGGTTGAATCCTCCGAGGCGCCCCTGACCCCGCAGCCGCTGCGGTCGGACATGCTCGTCCGCGATGCCGTGCAAGGCGTCAGCGGCCTGGTGCAGGAGAATGAGGCCACCCTCGAGATTGGTTCGCTCACCGAGGACGACGTCTTCGCCGACCATGATGCCGTTCTCCAGGTCCTCTCGAACCTGATCGAAAATGCTATCAAGTACGGGCAGCCCCGGTCCGGAGGCCGTTCCCACGTCATCGTCAGCGCACGGACGGTGCAGGAGCCCGTCGCCGCGGTTGAGTTCAGCGTGCGCGACTTTGGGCAGGGGATCGCCTCGGAGCATCTGACGCGTATCTTCGAACGCTTTTACCGGGTGGATAAGGCTCGCTCGCGCGAGTCCGGCGGCACGGGCCTGGGGCTCGCCATCGCCCGCCACATGATCCAGACGCAAGGCGGCACGATCTGGGCAGAGAGCAACCTCAACGAGGGAAGCACTTTTCTCTTCACGCTTCCCATCGCCCTCTTTCCGGCGGTGGAGGACGAGGAGCTATGA
- the pstB gene encoding phosphate ABC transporter ATP-binding protein PstB: MGVGIQVEHLNAWYGKTHTLQDINLPIPANHATALIGPSGCGKSTFVRCLNRMHETVAGARAEGVVRIGDMDVYKDASPVAIRRRIGMVFQRPNPFPTMSIYENIVAGVKLGGSPGRKALDEVVERSLRQSALWDEVKDDLKKKSGASLSGGQQQRLCMARALAIDPEVLVMDEPTSALDPISTSKIEDLIFELKTQYTIVIVTHNMQQAARVAENTGFFLSGKLVEFSPTHKIFTNPSDKRTEDYITGRFG; encoded by the coding sequence TTGGGCGTAGGCATTCAGGTCGAACATCTCAACGCATGGTACGGCAAGACCCATACCCTGCAGGACATCAATCTTCCCATCCCGGCGAATCATGCGACGGCGCTGATCGGCCCCTCCGGATGTGGCAAATCCACGTTTGTACGCTGCCTGAACCGCATGCATGAGACGGTCGCTGGGGCGCGCGCTGAAGGCGTCGTCCGCATTGGGGACATGGACGTGTATAAAGACGCTTCGCCCGTGGCGATCCGCCGGCGCATCGGCATGGTCTTCCAGCGGCCCAACCCGTTTCCGACGATGTCGATCTACGAGAACATCGTGGCGGGCGTGAAGCTGGGCGGCAGCCCCGGGCGCAAGGCGCTGGACGAGGTCGTCGAGCGTTCGCTGCGCCAGTCGGCCCTTTGGGACGAGGTCAAGGACGATTTGAAGAAGAAGTCCGGAGCGTCACTTTCGGGCGGTCAGCAGCAGCGCCTTTGTATGGCGCGTGCGTTAGCCATCGACCCCGAAGTGCTGGTGATGGATGAGCCGACCTCGGCGCTCGACCCGATTTCGACCTCGAAGATCGAAGATCTCATCTTCGAACTGAAGACCCAATACACCATTGTGATCGTCACCCACAACATGCAGCAAGCCGCGCGAGTCGCTGAAAACACAGGGTTTTTTCTGAGTGGCAAATTGGTCGAGTTCAGCCCGACCCACAAGATCTTTACCAATCCGAGCGACAAGCGCACGGAGGACTACATCACAGGGAGGTTTGGCTGA
- the phoU gene encoding phosphate signaling complex protein PhoU codes for MRIKFHQSLGDLREKLLVMAGMAEQAIQRSIEAYRTRDLSICELVFRSEPAINRLEREIDQLALDLLAMEQPMAVDLRFILSVIRINADLERVGDQAVNIAVRVREMGAFANIDLPVDIPRLASLASAMVRKALQAFIEADADLAETVLQLDDQVDAMNDAAFVELSGLIRDRPDLTPQSLNALIIARNLERVGDHATNIAEDVIFWVRGADVRHAGSAT; via the coding sequence ATGCGCATTAAATTCCACCAGAGCCTCGGCGACCTCAGGGAGAAGCTGCTCGTCATGGCCGGCATGGCCGAGCAGGCCATTCAGCGCTCCATCGAGGCTTACCGCACGCGCGATCTCAGCATCTGCGAGCTCGTCTTCCGCTCCGAGCCCGCGATCAACCGCCTGGAACGTGAGATCGATCAGCTTGCGCTCGATCTTCTGGCGATGGAGCAGCCGATGGCCGTCGATCTGCGCTTCATTCTTTCGGTGATCCGTATCAACGCGGACCTCGAGCGGGTGGGCGATCAGGCCGTGAATATCGCGGTACGCGTGCGCGAGATGGGAGCGTTCGCCAACATCGATCTTCCTGTCGATATCCCGAGGCTGGCCTCGCTGGCATCGGCTATGGTGCGCAAGGCCTTGCAGGCATTCATCGAGGCCGATGCCGATCTGGCCGAGACCGTTCTACAGCTCGACGATCAGGTGGACGCCATGAATGATGCCGCCTTCGTGGAACTGAGCGGCCTGATCCGCGACCGTCCCGACCTGACACCACAGTCGCTGAACGCGCTGATTATCGCGCGGAACCTGGAGCGGGTTGGGGATCACGCGACGAACATCGCGGAAGATGTCATCTTCTGGGTGCGCGGAGCGGATGTCCGGCACGCGGGTAGCGCGACCTGA
- a CDS encoding UvrD-helicase domain-containing protein, which translates to MADLLLFPAGPPDAAARDQALDTRSSFVVEAPAGSGKTGLLIQRYLKLLGDEGVDAPEQVLAITFTRKATGELRERVLEQLEKASLDAPLKGEFERLTRHLAQRVVARGWSLNEHPRRLKIQTIDAVCAEIARALPLLSGSGGQLSPANDATTMYRDAARRTLLQLGGEDIALDEALRTILLHRDGNLAECERLIAGMLGTRDQWGELVPLSGEHLEDEYLEGTVLPRLERTLDLAICRALTQLARTLPAGVLRELTSAAAELGFLEGYNGGVSPIALCAGRHEPPGAMAGDLAHWRALAHLVVTPSTGTWRKSFTKNIVKFETDKKHRERLGELVGLLHDNDTALAAMCQLDKLPPAKYPEEQWVVAKALFRVLSRALVELQLVFADAGECDFAEIALSARTALGRDGAADELTAALGMETRHLLVDEMQDTSTSQYDLLERLTQGWDGRSQTVFLVGDPKQSIYRFRQARVERFIRTMHEERLGELPLTCLRLTANFRSQAILVEQFNRDFSRLFPPASNPAHPEEVPYVEASAIRDASPGRTVQWHTALIEGGDEAPRTARLLERENAQDIRRIAIEWMGRELPPGRTEPWKIAVLVRSRPALVEIVAAFRKDDGEGAVPFRAVEIEELGERQEVLDLLALTRALLHPADRIAWFAVLHAPWCGLGLADLHAIAGHDNPTLRERCVLDLVQEQEEDLPISEDGEACLARVWPILTAAMAQRGRMPLAEWVERTWRTLGGDASLQGETLANALRYLSLLDELEAGGRPVDLATIDQAMTKLYAEPAVHAGAVDLMTIHKAKGLEWDAVFVPALERRGKVDGGRLLDWMEVDSGDADAAHFVLAPIAGRGEDAKELNQWIRGVHATREAAERKRLMYVACTRAREELHLFATAERTAKGELRQPSGSLLKAAWPMAEEHFADIETTAFELPEGLALAAGEEIDKPRMLYRLPLSFNPAERFQAAQRLHDEASVPAGRTSFERPEGSFAARSFGNAVHAFLELAAACVANGASAGELRAELPVWLPRATALLRADGLAPAVVERLAQRVIDALATTLADADGRWLLGADAPLTEAQTEVALTGWQEKWSSIRIDRMFRAGATPHEEGADCLWIVDYKTTTHGSDGIDAFLAEERQKYKPQLEAYGRILGRSVGAIRLGLYYPALGRLDWWTPEQEPTNG; encoded by the coding sequence GTGGCTGACCTCCTTCTCTTCCCCGCCGGCCCACCCGATGCAGCGGCCCGCGATCAAGCCCTCGACACCCGCTCCTCCTTCGTCGTCGAGGCCCCTGCCGGCTCCGGTAAGACCGGCCTCCTCATCCAGCGCTACCTCAAGCTGCTCGGCGACGAGGGCGTCGACGCCCCCGAGCAGGTCCTCGCCATCACCTTCACCCGCAAGGCTACCGGAGAGCTTCGCGAGCGCGTCCTGGAACAGCTTGAAAAAGCGAGCCTCGATGCACCGCTCAAGGGCGAATTCGAGCGCCTCACCCGCCACCTCGCCCAGCGCGTGGTCGCCCGCGGCTGGTCCCTCAACGAGCATCCCCGGCGTCTCAAGATCCAGACCATCGACGCCGTCTGCGCCGAGATCGCCCGCGCCCTGCCCTTGCTCTCCGGTAGCGGTGGCCAGCTCTCCCCCGCCAACGACGCCACCACGATGTACCGCGATGCCGCACGCCGCACGCTGCTGCAACTGGGCGGCGAAGACATCGCCCTCGACGAAGCTCTCCGCACGATCCTGCTCCACCGCGATGGCAACCTCGCTGAATGCGAACGCCTCATCGCCGGCATGCTCGGAACCCGCGACCAGTGGGGCGAACTCGTCCCGCTCTCCGGCGAGCATCTCGAGGACGAATACCTCGAAGGAACCGTGCTGCCACGGCTCGAGCGGACACTCGACCTTGCCATCTGCCGCGCCCTCACCCAACTCGCCCGTACCCTTCCGGCCGGGGTATTGCGTGAACTCACCTCCGCCGCCGCCGAGCTCGGCTTCCTGGAGGGCTACAACGGAGGCGTCTCTCCCATCGCCCTTTGTGCCGGACGCCACGAGCCGCCCGGTGCGATGGCCGGGGACCTCGCCCACTGGCGAGCCCTCGCGCACCTCGTCGTCACGCCCTCCACCGGCACCTGGCGCAAGAGCTTTACCAAAAATATCGTCAAGTTCGAGACCGACAAGAAGCACCGAGAGCGCCTCGGCGAGCTCGTGGGTCTTCTCCACGACAACGACACCGCCCTCGCCGCCATGTGCCAGCTCGATAAGCTTCCCCCTGCGAAGTATCCGGAGGAGCAATGGGTCGTTGCGAAGGCCCTCTTCCGCGTACTCAGCCGCGCCCTCGTCGAGCTGCAACTCGTCTTCGCCGATGCCGGCGAGTGCGACTTCGCCGAGATTGCCCTCTCCGCCCGCACGGCCCTCGGACGCGACGGTGCCGCCGATGAGCTGACCGCGGCTCTCGGCATGGAGACACGACACCTCCTTGTTGATGAGATGCAGGACACCTCCACCAGCCAGTACGATCTGCTCGAGCGCCTGACCCAGGGCTGGGATGGACGCAGCCAGACCGTCTTTCTCGTCGGCGACCCCAAGCAGTCGATCTACCGCTTCCGCCAGGCCCGGGTCGAGCGCTTTATCCGCACCATGCACGAGGAGCGCCTCGGCGAATTGCCCCTCACCTGCCTGCGCCTCACTGCCAACTTCCGCTCGCAGGCCATCCTCGTCGAACAGTTCAACCGCGACTTTTCCCGACTTTTCCCACCAGCGTCCAACCCCGCGCATCCCGAGGAGGTTCCCTATGTCGAGGCCTCGGCGATCCGCGATGCAAGCCCCGGCCGCACTGTCCAGTGGCATACCGCGCTCATCGAAGGAGGCGACGAAGCCCCGCGAACAGCCCGTCTGCTGGAACGCGAGAACGCGCAGGATATCCGGCGGATCGCCATCGAGTGGATGGGGCGGGAACTCCCACCCGGACGCACGGAGCCCTGGAAGATCGCGGTTCTGGTGCGGTCGCGTCCGGCTCTGGTGGAGATCGTCGCGGCCTTCCGGAAGGATGATGGCGAAGGCGCTGTGCCCTTCCGCGCTGTCGAGATTGAGGAGCTCGGCGAGCGGCAGGAGGTCCTCGACCTGCTTGCGCTCACCCGAGCCCTGCTGCATCCAGCGGACCGCATCGCCTGGTTCGCGGTGCTGCACGCTCCGTGGTGCGGGCTGGGCCTTGCGGACCTTCACGCCATCGCAGGACACGACAATCCGACGCTGCGCGAGCGATGCGTCCTCGACCTCGTGCAGGAACAGGAAGAAGACCTCCCGATCAGTGAAGACGGCGAAGCTTGCCTGGCCCGCGTCTGGCCAATTCTCACGGCCGCGATGGCGCAACGCGGTCGCATGCCTCTCGCCGAGTGGGTGGAACGCACTTGGCGCACGCTCGGTGGCGACGCGTCGCTACAAGGCGAGACCCTCGCCAATGCCCTGCGCTATCTCAGCCTTCTCGACGAGTTGGAGGCGGGCGGCAGGCCGGTCGATCTGGCAACCATCGATCAGGCTATGACCAAGCTCTACGCCGAGCCCGCGGTCCACGCCGGAGCGGTCGATCTGATGACTATCCACAAGGCCAAGGGCCTCGAGTGGGATGCGGTTTTTGTACCAGCCCTCGAAAGACGCGGCAAGGTGGATGGCGGACGTCTGCTCGACTGGATGGAGGTCGACTCCGGCGACGCCGACGCGGCCCACTTCGTCCTCGCGCCTATCGCGGGACGGGGCGAAGATGCGAAGGAACTGAACCAGTGGATCCGGGGCGTTCACGCCACTCGCGAGGCAGCAGAGCGCAAGCGCCTGATGTATGTCGCCTGCACCCGCGCGCGGGAGGAGCTTCATCTCTTCGCCACGGCGGAGAGGACCGCAAAGGGCGAGCTTCGCCAGCCATCCGGATCACTCCTCAAGGCCGCATGGCCCATGGCCGAGGAACACTTCGCCGATATCGAGACCACGGCATTTGAGCTGCCGGAAGGGCTCGCACTGGCAGCCGGCGAGGAGATCGACAAACCACGGATGCTCTATCGCCTCCCCCTCAGCTTCAACCCGGCGGAGCGCTTTCAGGCTGCGCAACGGTTGCACGATGAGGCGTCTGTCCCTGCTGGAAGGACATCGTTCGAACGACCGGAAGGCTCGTTCGCTGCCCGCTCCTTCGGCAACGCAGTCCACGCGTTCCTGGAGTTGGCGGCAGCATGCGTTGCGAACGGCGCCTCCGCCGGAGAACTCCGCGCCGAACTGCCCGTCTGGCTCCCCCGTGCCACCGCCCTGCTGCGTGCCGATGGGCTCGCTCCTGCGGTGGTGGAGAGGCTTGCCCAAAGAGTCATCGACGCGCTTGCCACCACCCTCGCGGATGCCGATGGCCGCTGGCTTCTCGGCGCCGATGCTCCCCTCACGGAAGCCCAGACCGAGGTCGCGCTGACCGGATGGCAAGAGAAGTGGAGCAGCATCCGTATCGACCGGATGTTCCGCGCCGGAGCCACTCCCCACGAAGAAGGAGCAGATTGCCTCTGGATCGTCGACTACAAAACGACGACGCATGGATCAGACGGAATTGATGCCTTTCTCGCTGAAGAACGCCAGAAGTACAAGCCCCAGCTCGAGGCGTACGGGAGGATCCTTGGAAGATCCGTAGGAGCGATTCGGCTTGGGCTGTACTATCCCGCGCTCGGCAGGCTGGACTGGTGGACGCCGGAGCAGGAGCCGACAAACGGATGA
- a CDS encoding PD-(D/E)XK nuclease family protein, with amino-acid sequence MVDGLTGEIAAALERGTTVLTGNQRAARELRRAWDTRNRDAGLTQWSPAHVLAWTSWTAGLWHGLILEGTAQAMLLNRAQEASLWRSVIAGDESLATLRSTEALAGMAANAWAALARFRGLGRLKGSATNRDTEAFAAWAAAFDERCHTGRLLPEAGLEASLRKALKEGTLRIANEILLVGFDRLVPAQEALLEAIADIGVRIETAEQPDLPQERFLSIAEDEAQELRLAAHWIRRYLDDRPEARVAVVVPGLADERARIGRVFREILAPGSQAIGFAVAGPFEFSAGEALVERPMIAAALDLLAWAEEALDLERVSQLLLSPYVATGAEQPARAEFDAFELRRAAALRPEIRLDGLIAKLEASKRRERLSRTLAALRGLRSVAERRLPANARRPYGDWAEAIREMLQASGWGRRGSEDSVEFQTRERWESTLDELATLDFEGGRVPYRAALDALRSIVTSTVFAPEAQDAPVQVLAPEESAGQRCDAIWFLRAGEFTWPTPVSGSPFLSWPLRRELSMPGSLPADDAAFARWVTDRVARCAAETVIFSYARELPEEKQKASATLTGLHLEPLEGTGDEPVEAIVAVEEIADDLPIATLPDRPVAGGARVLQSQAACGFRAFAEHRLFASGIDTRALGMDARERGIAVHLVLERFWELVRTQAALRAMTTEARRATLSQAIDEALDSPSARVESAWDEAYLETQRQRLMSIGMEWLAMEAKRTVPFTVAERELAKEVTVGPLRLSLRVDRVDEIEGGAVLIDYKTGDAKPSAWLSDRPDEPQLPLYAVLSESDALQAVAFGLVRPGKEMALTGFESSPGTLTKPARDFLGMPDQIAQWRQTLTTLAEEFASGSARISPKIYPVTCAYCEQRLICRVDGAALLAVDEEGEDDRG; translated from the coding sequence ATGGTGGATGGATTGACCGGAGAGATTGCGGCGGCGCTGGAGCGTGGAACAACCGTCCTGACAGGCAACCAGCGAGCCGCACGCGAACTCCGCAGAGCCTGGGACACACGCAACCGCGACGCCGGTCTCACCCAGTGGTCCCCCGCACATGTGCTGGCCTGGACTTCCTGGACCGCAGGCCTCTGGCACGGGCTGATCCTCGAAGGCACCGCGCAGGCGATGCTCCTCAACCGCGCCCAGGAAGCCTCCCTATGGCGCAGCGTCATCGCCGGTGACGAGTCGCTCGCCACGCTCCGCAGCACCGAAGCCCTGGCAGGCATGGCGGCGAACGCATGGGCGGCACTTGCAAGGTTTCGCGGCCTTGGCAGACTGAAGGGCTCCGCCACGAACCGCGACACAGAGGCTTTTGCCGCATGGGCAGCGGCCTTTGACGAGCGCTGCCACACGGGACGGCTCCTTCCCGAAGCAGGACTTGAAGCATCCCTACGGAAAGCTCTGAAAGAAGGAACTTTACGCATCGCGAACGAGATCCTGCTGGTTGGCTTCGACCGCCTGGTTCCGGCCCAGGAGGCTCTGCTCGAGGCCATCGCCGACATCGGCGTCCGCATCGAGACCGCGGAGCAGCCGGACCTGCCGCAGGAGCGTTTTCTCTCCATCGCCGAAGACGAAGCCCAGGAGTTGAGACTCGCCGCACACTGGATCCGGCGCTACCTCGACGACCGCCCCGAAGCCCGCGTGGCCGTCGTCGTCCCCGGGCTGGCCGACGAACGAGCACGCATCGGACGCGTCTTCCGCGAGATCCTCGCGCCCGGATCCCAGGCCATCGGATTCGCCGTGGCCGGCCCCTTCGAGTTCTCGGCGGGCGAAGCACTCGTCGAGAGACCGATGATTGCAGCGGCGCTCGATCTGCTGGCGTGGGCGGAGGAAGCCCTCGACCTTGAGCGGGTAAGCCAGCTCCTTCTCTCGCCCTATGTGGCCACCGGTGCCGAGCAGCCTGCGCGTGCGGAGTTCGACGCCTTCGAGCTGCGCCGGGCGGCTGCGCTCCGTCCGGAGATCCGGCTGGACGGGCTGATCGCAAAGCTGGAAGCCTCCAAACGCCGTGAACGCCTCTCCCGAACACTGGCCGCGCTGCGTGGCTTGCGCTCCGTCGCCGAGCGCCGCCTCCCGGCAAACGCCCGCCGCCCCTATGGCGACTGGGCCGAGGCCATCCGCGAGATGCTGCAAGCCAGTGGATGGGGTCGTCGCGGCAGCGAGGATTCCGTTGAATTTCAGACTCGTGAGCGCTGGGAGAGCACCCTCGACGAGCTTGCCACCCTCGACTTCGAAGGTGGTCGCGTGCCCTACCGCGCAGCTCTCGATGCCTTGCGCAGCATCGTTACCAGCACCGTCTTTGCGCCCGAGGCTCAGGATGCCCCTGTCCAGGTCCTGGCCCCGGAAGAATCCGCTGGACAACGGTGCGACGCCATCTGGTTTCTCCGTGCCGGCGAGTTCACCTGGCCCACACCGGTCTCCGGCAGCCCATTCCTGAGCTGGCCTCTGCGCCGCGAGCTCAGCATGCCGGGTTCCCTGCCCGCAGACGATGCCGCCTTCGCCCGTTGGGTCACCGACCGCGTGGCTCGGTGCGCGGCAGAGACGGTCATCTTCAGCTACGCGCGCGAGCTTCCCGAGGAGAAACAGAAGGCGTCGGCAACGCTCACCGGCCTGCATCTGGAACCGCTCGAAGGCACAGGGGATGAGCCGGTCGAGGCCATCGTCGCGGTCGAGGAGATCGCAGACGACCTCCCCATCGCCACCCTGCCGGATCGCCCCGTTGCGGGCGGGGCGAGAGTCCTTCAATCGCAAGCCGCCTGCGGCTTCCGCGCCTTTGCGGAGCACCGCCTCTTCGCCTCGGGCATCGACACGCGGGCGCTCGGCATGGACGCACGCGAGCGCGGCATCGCGGTTCACCTCGTTCTGGAGCGTTTCTGGGAGCTCGTTCGCACCCAGGCCGCCCTGCGCGCCATGACTACCGAAGCCCGCCGCGCCACGCTGTCCCAGGCCATCGATGAGGCGCTCGACAGCCCTTCGGCACGTGTCGAGTCCGCGTGGGATGAGGCCTATCTCGAAACCCAGCGCCAACGCCTCATGAGCATCGGCATGGAGTGGCTCGCCATGGAGGCCAAGCGCACAGTTCCCTTCACCGTTGCGGAGCGCGAGCTGGCGAAAGAGGTGACGGTCGGCCCCCTGCGCCTCTCCCTGCGGGTCGACCGCGTCGACGAGATTGAGGGCGGCGCCGTCCTCATCGATTACAAAACCGGCGACGCCAAGCCCTCCGCATGGCTCTCCGACCGCCCCGACGAGCCGCAGCTCCCACTCTACGCGGTGCTTTCCGAGTCCGATGCTCTGCAAGCGGTCGCGTTCGGCCTCGTCCGTCCCGGCAAGGAGATGGCGCTCACCGGCTTCGAGTCGTCACCCGGCACCCTCACCAAACCCGCACGCGACTTCCTCGGCATGCCCGACCAGATCGCGCAGTGGCGACAAACCCTCACCACGCTTGCCGAAGAATTTGCAAGCGGCTCGGCACGCATCTCCCCCAAGATCTACCCCGTGACCTGCGCCTATTGCGAGCAACGGCTCATCTGCCGCGTCGACGGTGCCGCCCTCCTGGCCGTGGACGAAGAAGGCGAGGACGACCGTGGCTGA